The following are from one region of the Arcobacter defluvii genome:
- a CDS encoding sensor histidine kinase, with product MEISREKQFLKIIKFMPSIFVTIFSIFVILFLYFENKKTFDEEKKDIEEKYISKNKDIIKEEVNRVYLFIKHLQTNTEEELKNSVKSRVYEAHAIASSIYENYKDTKSKKEIFELIKVALDKIRFNDGRGYFFMDDINGNKLSHPVDKSIEGKNFINYTDARGYKLFQTIVNTIKDKTERFDEYYWYKPNTKGEVGRKISFYKYFEPLNIAIGTGEYFDDFERMIQKKALEYIRMIKFGKVGYIFVINYDGVYLSHIRKEYIGKNYNETLSLKDNKEIVLEMMNIAQEGGGFCTYIQNQKPGTNLATKKISYVQGLNDWKWLIGTGFYEDDVNSEIVEVKRKLDEKYETYVKNILLVGFILIIVLLIISRYVSIFLENKFNQYKKELDKKQTILHQQSKMAAMGEMIGNIAHQWRQPLSTITTASSGMVLQKEMGILTDEFFFEASKKINTSAQHLSKTIDDFRNFFSPNRLKSKFFLKNTFSTTLDLISAQFNAKEITIIKNIEDVELYSYENELIQALINIFNNSRDELLKKEDERFIFIDVYKNNKNEVNIILKDNAGGIKEEFLDKIFEPYFTTKHQSQGTGIGLYMTEEIITKHLNGTIVVRNKEFIYNDKKYIGAQFKIKLKLFDEDAN from the coding sequence ATGGAAATTTCAAGAGAAAAACAATTTTTAAAAATAATAAAATTTATGCCTTCTATTTTTGTGACTATATTTTCTATTTTTGTAATTTTATTTTTATATTTTGAGAATAAAAAAACGTTTGATGAAGAAAAAAAAGATATAGAAGAAAAATATATTTCAAAAAATAAAGATATTATAAAAGAAGAGGTAAATAGAGTTTATTTATTTATTAAACATCTTCAAACAAATACTGAAGAAGAATTGAAAAATAGCGTAAAAAGTAGGGTTTATGAAGCTCATGCAATTGCTTCTAGTATTTATGAAAATTATAAAGATACAAAAAGTAAAAAAGAGATTTTTGAACTTATAAAAGTTGCTTTAGATAAGATTAGATTCAATGATGGAAGAGGTTACTTTTTTATGGATGATATTAATGGAAATAAGTTATCTCATCCTGTTGATAAAAGTATCGAAGGTAAAAATTTTATAAACTATACCGATGCGAGAGGTTATAAACTTTTTCAAACAATTGTAAATACAATAAAAGATAAAACAGAAAGATTTGATGAATATTATTGGTATAAGCCTAATACAAAGGGAGAAGTAGGACGAAAGATATCTTTTTACAAATATTTTGAACCTTTAAATATAGCTATTGGTACAGGTGAATATTTTGATGATTTTGAACGAATGATTCAAAAAAAGGCTTTAGAATATATACGTATGATTAAATTTGGTAAAGTAGGATATATTTTTGTTATTAATTATGATGGAGTATATTTAAGTCATATTAGAAAAGAGTATATTGGTAAAAACTACAATGAAACATTGAGTTTAAAAGATAATAAAGAAATTGTATTAGAGATGATGAATATAGCTCAAGAAGGTGGAGGATTTTGTACATATATTCAAAATCAAAAACCTGGAACAAATCTAGCAACAAAAAAAATAAGTTATGTTCAAGGATTAAATGATTGGAAATGGTTAATTGGGACTGGATTTTATGAAGATGATGTAAATTCAGAAATTGTAGAAGTAAAAAGAAAACTAGATGAAAAATATGAAACTTATGTAAAAAATATTTTATTAGTAGGTTTTATATTGATTATTGTATTGTTGATTATTTCAAGATATGTTTCAATATTTTTAGAGAATAAATTTAATCAATATAAAAAAGAATTGGATAAAAAACAAACGATATTACATCAACAATCAAAAATGGCCGCTATGGGTGAAATGATAGGAAATATTGCCCATCAATGGCGACAACCTTTATCTACAATTACAACAGCTTCTAGTGGAATGGTTTTACAAAAAGAGATGGGAATATTAACTGATGAGTTCTTTTTTGAAGCTTCAAAAAAAATAAACACATCTGCTCAACATTTATCTAAAACGATTGATGATTTTAGGAACTTTTTTAGTCCAAATAGATTAAAATCTAAATTCTTTTTAAAAAATACATTCTCTACAACACTTGATTTAATCTCTGCACAATTTAATGCAAAAGAAATTACTATAATTAAAAATATAGAAGATGTGGAACTTTATAGTTATGAAAATGAATTAATCCAAGCATTGATAAATATATTTAATAATTCAAGAGATGAATTATTAAAAAAAGAAGATGAAAGATTTATTTTTATTGATGTATATAAAAATAATAAAAATGAAGTAAATATTATTTTAAAAGATAATGCAGGTGGAATAAAAGAAGAGTTTTTAGATAAGATATTTGAGCCATATTTTACAACAAAACATCAATCACAAGGTACTGGAATAGGACTTTATATGACTGAAGAGATTATAACAAAACATCTAAATGGAACAATTGTTGTACGAAATAAAGAATTTATTTATAATGATAAAAAATATATTGGAGCACAATTTAAAATAAAATTAAAATTATTTGATGAAGATGCAAATTAA
- a CDS encoding hybrid sensor histidine kinase/response regulator yields MDKFNILIVDDVPENIYSLKMMIEDSFDVRIYSALNAQEGIEILMKENIDLILTDVQMPDIDGFEFVDYIKNIERTKDIPVIFITGIYDKDEYKTKGYNLGAVEYITKPIHDVLLNSKLKVYIDIFERRKEDEKQIAEKEKVLIHQSKMATMGEMIGVIAHQLKQPLNILSLYCNDVKTSYEYNEIDDKFIDDFSKNTKEQIKFLSETIDDFRNFFNPEKNKVQFEIKDAINTSIKLLGNQFEVNEIKLNIEVSDEKVYGSETELEQVILNIINNSIDAFKEKGIKNREINIKVLSKQSYTILIMEDNAGGVKIETLEKLFDPYYTTKANGTGTGLYMVKLVIKNSFQGDLKLSNSELGLRYIIALPQNKF; encoded by the coding sequence ATGGATAAATTTAATATTTTAATTGTAGATGATGTTCCTGAAAACATATATTCTTTAAAAATGATGATAGAAGATAGTTTTGATGTAAGAATTTATTCTGCATTAAATGCTCAAGAAGGAATTGAGATTCTTATGAAAGAGAATATAGATTTAATTTTAACTGATGTTCAAATGCCTGATATTGATGGATTTGAATTTGTTGATTATATTAAAAATATAGAAAGAACAAAAGATATTCCAGTTATTTTTATAACAGGAATTTATGATAAAGATGAGTATAAAACAAAAGGTTATAATCTCGGAGCTGTTGAATATATCACAAAACCAATTCATGATGTTTTATTAAATTCTAAATTAAAAGTTTATATTGATATTTTTGAAAGAAGAAAAGAAGATGAAAAGCAAATAGCTGAAAAAGAAAAAGTTTTAATTCATCAATCAAAAATGGCAACAATGGGAGAGATGATAGGAGTAATTGCTCATCAACTAAAACAACCTTTAAATATTTTATCTTTGTATTGTAACGATGTAAAAACTTCTTATGAATATAATGAAATAGATGATAAATTTATTGATGATTTTTCAAAAAATACAAAAGAGCAAATAAAATTTTTAAGTGAAACTATTGATGATTTTAGAAATTTTTTCAATCCTGAAAAAAATAAAGTTCAATTTGAGATAAAAGATGCAATAAATACTTCTATAAAATTACTTGGAAATCAGTTTGAAGTTAACGAAATCAAGTTAAATATTGAAGTATCAGATGAAAAAGTTTATGGTAGTGAAACAGAATTAGAGCAAGTTATTTTAAATATTATTAATAATTCAATTGATGCTTTCAAAGAAAAGGGTATAAAAAATAGAGAAATAAATATTAAAGTGTTATCTAAACAATCTTATACTATTTTAATTATGGAAGATAATGCAGGTGGGGTAAAAATAGAGACTTTAGAAAAACTTTTTGATCCTTACTATACAACAAAAGCAAATGGGACAGGAACAGGGCTTTATATGGTAAAACTTGTAATAAAAAATAGTTTTCAAGGAGATTTAAAATTAAGTAATAGCGAACTAGGACTAAGGTATATAATTGCACTTCCTCAAAATAAATTTTAG
- a CDS encoding NAD(P)/FAD-dependent oxidoreductase → MMNRRNFHKILLGTTALSFAACSKIDNVSTPTNKKRVVVIGGGFGGATAAKYLRKFSPDTEIILIEQNKEYYTCPFSNTVIAGINPIEYIKHDYNTLEKKYDITVIHEKVKKLDGIKNSVILESGKIITYTKAIVAPGIDFKYEKGYVEGSEEYAPHAYKAGSQTELLRKQLEEMKDGGIFVMVVPKDPFRCPPGPYERVSLVAHYLKNNKPNSKIIILDQKNKFSKQALFQEGWEKLYPDMIEWRSAEFGGKVISVDPINKIVTTEDEKVKADVLNYIPEQKAGKLAFDSRLALGDWCPVNTKTFESKLVKNIHVIGDACMASPMPKSGFSANSQAKIVALQISKILENKAVVNPPKLANTCYSLVSPTYGISIAAVYEAHTNNIEAVKGAGGLSPEHADDNFRAQEAEYAVGWYKNQMSDIFM, encoded by the coding sequence ATGATGAATAGAAGAAATTTTCACAAAATACTTTTAGGAACAACTGCTTTATCTTTTGCAGCTTGTAGTAAAATAGATAACGTTTCAACACCAACAAATAAAAAAAGAGTTGTTGTTATTGGTGGTGGATTTGGTGGGGCAACTGCAGCTAAATATTTAAGAAAATTTTCTCCTGATACAGAAATTATTTTAATTGAACAAAATAAAGAATACTATACTTGTCCATTTAGTAATACTGTAATTGCAGGAATAAATCCTATTGAATATATCAAACATGACTATAATACTTTAGAAAAAAAATATGATATTACAGTAATTCATGAAAAAGTAAAAAAACTTGATGGAATTAAAAATAGTGTAATTTTAGAAAGTGGAAAAATTATAACTTATACAAAAGCAATAGTTGCACCTGGAATTGATTTTAAATATGAAAAAGGTTATGTTGAAGGTTCAGAAGAATATGCACCACATGCCTATAAAGCAGGCTCTCAAACTGAACTTTTAAGAAAACAATTAGAAGAGATGAAAGATGGTGGAATATTTGTAATGGTCGTACCAAAAGATCCTTTTAGATGTCCTCCTGGACCTTATGAAAGAGTTTCTCTTGTTGCACATTATTTAAAAAACAATAAACCAAATTCAAAGATTATAATTCTTGACCAAAAAAATAAATTTTCAAAACAAGCTTTATTTCAAGAAGGTTGGGAAAAACTTTATCCAGATATGATTGAATGGAGAAGTGCTGAATTTGGTGGTAAAGTAATTTCTGTTGACCCAATAAATAAAATTGTAACAACTGAAGATGAAAAAGTAAAAGCAGATGTTTTAAATTATATTCCTGAACAAAAAGCTGGAAAACTTGCATTTGATTCAAGACTTGCACTAGGAGATTGGTGTCCTGTTAATACTAAAACTTTTGAATCAAAACTTGTAAAAAATATCCATGTAATTGGTGATGCTTGTATGGCAAGCCCAATGCCAAAATCAGGATTTTCTGCAAACTCACAAGCTAAAATTGTAGCTTTACAAATATCTAAAATATTAGAAAATAAAGCTGTTGTTAATCCTCCAAAACTTGCAAATACTTGTTATAGTTTAGTATCTCCAACTTATGGAATTTCTATTGCAGCAGTATATGAGGCTCATACAAATAATATAGAAGCTGTAAAAGGTGCAGGAGGTTTAAGCCCAGAACACGCAGATGATAATTTTAGAGCCCAAGAAGCTGAATATGCTGTTGGTTGGTATAAAAATCAAATGTCTGATATATTTATGTAA
- a CDS encoding NADPH-dependent FMN reductase, whose protein sequence is MPKIGILVASSNNNQKLGLKLKELALSQNCEVELINLVDLRLPLYSTVEEEENGVPESALDLASKILDLKAFIIVAPEYNGVMPPVLNNAMAWTSRATKNWRDAFNEKIVGLATHSGGGGAKGLQAMRIMFQHLGSTIIAREILTTYEKPLNEESAISMINSLIKLSKA, encoded by the coding sequence ATGCCAAAAATAGGAATATTAGTAGCAAGTTCTAATAATAACCAAAAATTAGGATTAAAATTAAAAGAGTTAGCTCTGAGTCAAAATTGTGAAGTTGAATTAATAAATTTAGTAGACTTAAGATTACCTCTTTATAGTACAGTTGAAGAGGAAGAAAATGGTGTTCCTGAATCTGCTTTAGATTTAGCTTCAAAAATCTTAGATTTAAAAGCTTTTATTATTGTTGCCCCAGAATATAATGGAGTAATGCCTCCTGTATTAAATAATGCAATGGCATGGACTTCACGTGCTACAAAAAACTGGAGAGATGCTTTTAATGAAAAAATAGTAGGACTAGCAACTCACAGTGGTGGAGGTGGAGCAAAAGGACTTCAAGCTATGAGAATAATGTTCCAACACTTAGGATCAACAATAATAGCAAGAGAAATTTTAACTACTTATGAAAAACCTCTAAATGAAGAAAGCGCAATTTCAATGATTAATTCTTTAATCAAACTATCAAAAGCTTAA
- a CDS encoding response regulator codes for MLDSEFLKNQTVLFVEDEELAREKLAKLLSKLFKTVILAINGDDGLKKFKESYNSNEKIDLIISDINMPIMNGLEMLEKIREIDLDIPIIYTTARNETDNIIKAIDLNVSSYIIKPIDTTLLVKRISEACEKKYIQSKLDEKQNELKKYLEAVDNVALIYKMDGDGNISFANKSLLETSKYTIEELKEIGFNGLIHPDIPKEYIENTWTSLKKGENWTGNTKFLSKEHETFYLKNTIFKLDIEHKIEYITIGFSTTKENIEKREFQKKVIKTLQEFNKKEYSYKKLLEESSERIKQLESFIPKLQEELEEQRLKTAARQRQLDHYELQMHNVDEKYYGHMTVKSKEAEEYAKNVSLLKQEKAVLQEKVKSSQEEIIAIKKELALLTETNEQKNRRITNLTDVIKSLEDKIKEISQPQ; via the coding sequence ATGCTTGATTCAGAATTTTTAAAAAACCAAACTGTACTTTTTGTTGAAGATGAAGAGTTAGCAAGAGAAAAACTTGCTAAGCTTTTAAGTAAATTATTTAAAACTGTAATTCTTGCAATAAATGGAGATGACGGTTTAAAAAAATTCAAAGAATCATATAATTCAAATGAAAAGATTGATTTAATTATTTCAGATATAAACATGCCTATTATGAATGGTCTTGAAATGCTTGAAAAAATAAGAGAAATAGATTTAGATATTCCTATTATTTATACAACTGCTAGAAATGAAACTGATAATATTATAAAAGCTATTGATTTAAATGTTAGTAGTTATATAATAAAACCAATTGACACAACTCTTTTAGTAAAAAGAATATCTGAAGCTTGTGAAAAAAAATATATTCAATCTAAATTAGATGAAAAACAAAATGAACTAAAAAAATATCTTGAAGCAGTTGATAATGTAGCTTTAATTTATAAAATGGATGGAGATGGAAATATCTCTTTTGCAAATAAAAGTTTACTAGAAACTTCAAAATATACAATTGAAGAGTTAAAAGAGATAGGATTTAATGGTTTAATCCATCCAGATATCCCAAAAGAATATATTGAAAATACATGGACAAGTTTAAAAAAAGGTGAGAATTGGACAGGAAATACAAAATTTTTGTCAAAAGAGCATGAAACTTTTTATTTAAAAAATACTATATTTAAACTTGATATTGAACATAAAATAGAATATATAACTATTGGATTTTCAACAACAAAAGAAAATATAGAAAAAAGAGAATTTCAAAAAAAAGTTATAAAAACTCTTCAAGAATTTAATAAAAAAGAGTATTCATATAAAAAACTCTTAGAAGAATCATCAGAAAGAATCAAACAATTAGAATCTTTTATCCCAAAATTACAAGAAGAATTAGAAGAACAAAGGTTAAAAACTGCTGCTAGACAAAGACAACTTGACCATTATGAATTACAAATGCATAATGTTGATGAAAAATATTATGGACATATGACTGTAAAAAGTAAAGAAGCAGAAGAGTATGCAAAAAATGTCTCTTTATTAAAACAAGAAAAAGCTGTTTTACAAGAAAAAGTTAAATCTTCTCAAGAAGAGATTATAGCTATAAAAAAAGAATTAGCACTATTAACTGAAACTAATGAACAAAAAAACAGAAGAATTACAAATTTAACAGATGTTATTAAATCTTTAGAAGATAAAATCAAAGAAATATCACAACCTCAATAA
- a CDS encoding UvrD-helicase domain-containing protein — protein MKLTKEQEEIINSQELSFKINAVAGSGKTTTLLEYAKRNSNLKILYLAYNKSLQISLQEKLKDYNLPYMHISTIHSLAYNRIEAYNYNLAHDLKNQIIENLLIKHELTVNQKAYYPIPEYIALMKDLVNFYCNSSLIALDSKLLESYKKQSDLGAKILELLNKNEKRVIEHLKTILSAMKNKIIDATHDFYLKMFYLNKKISTNLPYDLILVDEAQDISDVMIGIVENQSCRRIYVGDSFQQIYTFRFATNALNKINLPSYDLTKSFRFGDNFAKVLQNNLNSLYEINSSKLLKISGLEKTTLIGKNHIDFSKPFCVIARSTFGLIQQLVYFIHDKKKIYFEGGYNSYSFMNQTVYSIFYLKQKKNDKITIDEIKDFETINELEQFAKDTKNQDYLNIIKFINTYGDNIFEINKKIKEFLVSDKKDADIIFTTTHKSKGLEYEQVVMADDFISKKEIVNTKNRLSYQKANEELNIYYVAATRAKNVIQLADLNLTYTYNENDETTSYVKSRFVSKRADNKKSKELQEEWLKKNRATKVKAF, from the coding sequence ATGAAATTAACAAAAGAACAAGAAGAGATAATAAATAGTCAAGAACTATCATTTAAAATAAATGCTGTAGCAGGAAGTGGGAAAACTACAACTCTTCTTGAATATGCAAAAAGAAATTCAAATTTAAAAATTTTATATCTTGCATATAATAAATCTTTACAAATTTCACTACAAGAAAAACTAAAAGATTATAATCTTCCTTATATGCACATAAGCACGATTCACTCTTTGGCTTATAACAGAATTGAAGCTTATAACTATAATCTTGCTCATGATTTGAAAAATCAAATTATTGAAAATCTTTTAATCAAACATGAACTCACAGTAAATCAAAAAGCCTATTATCCAATTCCTGAATATATCGCGTTGATGAAAGATCTTGTAAACTTTTATTGTAATTCATCTTTGATTGCTTTAGATTCTAAACTTCTTGAATCTTATAAAAAACAATCTGATTTAGGTGCAAAAATCCTAGAACTTTTGAATAAAAATGAGAAAAGAGTAATAGAACACCTAAAAACTATTTTAAGTGCTATGAAAAATAAAATTATTGATGCAACCCATGATTTTTATCTAAAAATGTTTTATCTAAATAAAAAAATATCGACAAATCTTCCTTATGATTTGATTTTAGTAGATGAAGCTCAGGATATTAGTGATGTGATGATTGGAATAGTTGAAAATCAAAGTTGTAGAAGAATTTATGTGGGAGATTCATTTCAGCAAATTTATACTTTTAGATTTGCAACTAATGCCTTAAATAAAATAAATTTGCCTTCTTATGATTTAACAAAAAGTTTCAGATTTGGAGATAACTTCGCAAAGGTTTTACAAAATAATCTAAATAGTTTATATGAGATAAACTCCTCAAAACTTCTTAAAATTTCAGGCTTAGAAAAGACTACTTTGATTGGAAAAAATCATATAGATTTTTCTAAACCTTTTTGCGTGATTGCAAGAAGTACTTTTGGATTAATACAACAATTAGTCTACTTTATACATGACAAGAAAAAAATCTATTTTGAAGGTGGATATAACTCATATTCATTTATGAACCAAACTGTTTATTCTATTTTTTATCTAAAACAGAAAAAAAACGACAAAATCACAATAGATGAAATCAAAGATTTTGAAACAATAAATGAGCTTGAACAATTTGCAAAAGATACAAAAAATCAAGATTATCTAAATATTATCAAATTTATAAATACTTATGGAGATAATATTTTTGAGATAAATAAAAAAATAAAAGAGTTTCTTGTTAGTGATAAAAAAGATGCAGATATTATTTTTACAACAACTCATAAATCAAAAGGTTTAGAGTATGAACAAGTTGTGATGGCAGATGACTTTATCTCAAAAAAAGAGATTGTAAATACAAAAAATAGACTTTCATATCAAAAGGCAAATGAAGAGTTAAATATCTATTATGTTGCAGCAACAAGGGCAAAAAATGTAATTCAACTTGCAGATTTAAACCTAACTTATACATACAATGAAAATGATGAAACTACATCTTATGTAAAATCAAGATTCGTTAGTAAACGTGCAGATAATAAAAAAAGCAAAGAGTTACAAGAAGAGTGGCTGAAAAAAAATAGAGCTACAAAAGTAAAAGCTTTTTAG
- a CDS encoding sensor histidine kinase, whose protein sequence is MFMEHLALTYKCHSSIGNSLDLNNMIKEVLTTFVEETNAINGFFYLIDENNNLYKYMSYNNSFEYDKELLKEHINDFKYVKDFDFDDKRFLVLPLDKGFIFIVYENNEINFEYITSMFQDLIVKLNISIDACLNVQRMKNKNKILKHLTNELKEQQKQLIESDKYKSDFLANMSHELKTPLNSIIVISSIMSKNKNKKLDDEQVKNMKIINNCGNDLLVLINDILDISKIEAGEITINLTKTNINQLIEDLITEMQPLAVEKELLLISNCLLNQIFLLTDSSRIKQILKNLISNAIKFTKDGKIEVILEENANDLTIKVIDEGIGIPKEKLQHIFERFKQADGSTTRKYGGTGLGLAISKELALLLGADIKAFSEIDKGSTFELILPKKTTIKNISDDKVTIFSKDKDEVIEDIVFFDMDENILEETKLKQEDRILVINSDHSSFFQVAVALKKQGVFIDYFNSFEESLNSLDKNYKLILIYEENLSSNLDEILEYLKNEKLNYLVIATNDDSKENFFNKELVKTELFNKILTYLEK, encoded by the coding sequence ATGTTTATGGAGCACTTAGCTTTGACTTACAAATGTCATAGCTCTATAGGTAACAGTTTAGATTTGAATAATATGATAAAAGAAGTTCTTACAACATTTGTTGAAGAAACAAATGCAATAAATGGATTTTTTTATTTAATAGATGAAAATAATAATTTGTATAAATATATGTCTTATAATAACTCTTTTGAATATGACAAAGAGTTATTAAAAGAGCATATTAATGATTTTAAATATGTAAAAGATTTTGATTTTGATGATAAAAGATTTTTAGTTTTACCTTTAGATAAGGGATTTATTTTTATTGTTTATGAAAATAATGAAATAAATTTTGAATATATTACTTCTATGTTTCAAGATTTAATTGTGAAATTAAATATAAGTATTGATGCTTGTTTAAATGTTCAAAGAATGAAAAATAAAAATAAAATATTGAAGCATTTAACAAATGAGTTAAAAGAACAACAAAAGCAGCTAATTGAATCAGATAAATACAAAAGTGATTTTTTAGCAAATATGTCTCATGAATTAAAAACTCCATTAAATTCTATCATTGTTATTTCATCAATTATGTCAAAAAACAAAAATAAAAAACTTGATGATGAACAAGTTAAAAATATGAAAATTATCAATAACTGTGGAAATGATTTATTAGTTCTCATAAACGATATTTTAGATATCTCTAAAATTGAAGCAGGTGAAATTACAATTAATTTGACAAAAACAAATATCAATCAATTAATTGAAGATTTAATTACAGAAATGCAACCTTTAGCTGTTGAAAAAGAGTTATTGTTGATTTCAAATTGTTTATTAAATCAGATATTTTTATTAACTGATTCAAGCAGAATAAAACAAATTCTAAAAAATCTTATAAGTAATGCAATAAAATTTACAAAAGATGGAAAAATAGAAGTAATTTTAGAAGAAAATGCTAATGATTTAACTATAAAAGTTATTGATGAAGGCATAGGAATACCAAAAGAAAAGTTACAACATATTTTTGAAAGATTCAAACAAGCTGATGGAAGTACAACAAGAAAATATGGCGGAACAGGTTTGGGACTTGCTATATCAAAAGAACTAGCACTTTTATTAGGAGCGGATATAAAAGCTTTTAGTGAAATAGATAAAGGTAGTACTTTTGAACTTATTTTGCCTAAAAAAACAACTATTAAAAATATTTCGGATGATAAAGTAACTATATTTTCAAAAGATAAGGATGAGGTTATAGAAGATATAGTTTTTTTTGATATGGATGAAAATATTTTGGAAGAAACGAAATTAAAACAAGAAGATAGAATTTTAGTAATAAATAGTGATCATAGTAGCTTTTTTCAAGTTGCTGTTGCTTTGAAAAAGCAAGGTGTATTTATTGATTATTTTAATTCATTTGAAGAAAGTTTGAACTCTTTAGATAAAAATTATAAACTTATTTTAATTTATGAAGAAAATCTATCTTCAAATTTAGATGAGATTTTAGAGTATTTAAAAAATGAAAAATTGAATTATTTAGTAATTGCGACAAATGATGATTCTAAAGAAAACTTTTTTAATAAAGAGTTGGTAAAAACAGAATTATTTAACAAAATTTTAACTTATTTGGAAAAATAA
- a CDS encoding Y-family DNA polymerase — MFLHLDIDCFFVSAHRTIDDSLFHIPVAVGGRSNINIFSSKKEIREISSNSGAFVSSILTNEGQKSFKEYFVDENGKIRGIITTASYEARAFGVKTAMSVNEALSLCPQLKMIPPNYPLYHELSTKLKDILTKEIPLVEQFSIDEFFGDVTGYINEDEIIDFAYRLKKKIYDELKLPISIGIANTKYLSKLITEYAKPDGIKYVSVDNIANFIRAIPIGEFPGIGKSFQERLKGYGIKTLGDIRKNQKLFYSWKKPGIDLYNRVCGIRDNKLTIEREKKSIGIGRTFDVIFDRDELKRRVMILCRYLCFLVKKEGVNPLTYAIKIRYEYRIKSKNYINVNRIFNEIDFKTEMVKLFEQTDNHKTHGVIQLYITVFNFAKQNDYTYNLFEYEKDLKKQSLTNQMQKLRTKYGIDIVKTAFEIRE, encoded by the coding sequence ATGTTTTTACATTTAGATATAGATTGTTTTTTTGTTTCTGCTCATAGAACTATTGATGATAGTTTATTTCATATTCCAGTCGCGGTTGGAGGACGAAGCAATATAAATATTTTTTCATCAAAAAAAGAGATTAGGGAAATTTCATCAAATAGTGGAGCATTTGTAAGTTCAATTCTTACAAATGAAGGGCAGAAGAGTTTTAAAGAATATTTTGTAGATGAAAATGGAAAAATAAGAGGAATAATAACAACAGCATCATATGAAGCACGAGCTTTTGGTGTAAAAACAGCAATGAGTGTAAATGAAGCTTTGAGTTTATGTCCACAACTCAAAATGATTCCGCCAAATTATCCGCTTTATCATGAATTATCTACAAAATTAAAAGATATTTTAACTAAAGAGATACCTTTAGTTGAACAGTTTTCAATAGATGAATTTTTTGGAGATGTAACAGGTTATATAAATGAAGATGAAATAATTGATTTTGCATATAGATTAAAAAAGAAAATTTATGATGAGTTGAAATTGCCTATTTCAATTGGAATTGCGAATACAAAATATCTTTCAAAATTAATAACTGAATATGCAAAACCAGATGGCATAAAATACGTAAGTGTTGATAATATTGCAAATTTTATAAGAGCTATTCCTATTGGAGAATTTCCAGGCATTGGAAAAAGTTTTCAAGAAAGACTCAAAGGTTATGGAATAAAAACTTTAGGAGATATCAGAAAAAATCAAAAGCTTTTTTATTCTTGGAAAAAACCAGGAATTGATTTGTATAACAGAGTTTGTGGAATTAGAGATAATAAATTAACAATTGAAAGAGAAAAAAAATCAATTGGAATAGGGCGAACTTTTGATGTGATTTTTGATAGAGATGAACTAAAAAGAAGAGTAATGATACTTTGTCGTTATTTATGTTTTTTAGTAAAAAAAGAGGGTGTAAATCCATTAACGTATGCTATAAAAATAAGATATGAATATAGAATAAAATCTAAAAACTATATAAATGTAAATAGAATTTTTAATGAAATTGATTTTAAAACTGAAATGGTAAAGTTATTTGAACAAACAGATAATCATAAAACACATGGAGTAATTCAACTTTATATTACAGTTTTTAATTTTGCAAAACAAAATGATTATACATATAATCTTTTTGAATATGAAAAGGATTTGAAAAAACAATCATTGACAAATCAAATGCAAAAATTAAGAACTAAATATGGAATAGATATTGTAAAAACTGCATTTGAAATACGTGAATAG
- a CDS encoding c-type cytochrome, producing MKKIALLFICVYSLSIAAEYDPIRGEMLALSCASCHGTDGKSEAITPYIAGMGKTNLYQTLLDYKNGKRTETMMQKHVKGFTDEELEQIAYYFSSIER from the coding sequence ATGAAAAAAATTGCACTTTTATTTATCTGTGTCTATAGTCTTTCAATAGCTGCAGAATATGACCCAATCAGAGGTGAAATGTTAGCACTTTCTTGTGCTTCTTGTCATGGAACAGATGGTAAATCTGAAGCAATAACTCCATATATTGCAGGAATGGGGAAAACTAATCTATATCAAACTCTATTAGATTACAAAAATGGCAAAAGAACAGAGACTATGATGCAAAAACATGTAAAAGGTTTCACTGATGAAGAACTTGAACAAATTGCTTACTACTTTTCAAGTATAGAAAGATAA